A region from the Triticum aestivum cultivar Chinese Spring chromosome 3D, IWGSC CS RefSeq v2.1, whole genome shotgun sequence genome encodes:
- the LOC123077718 gene encoding phosphopantothenoylcysteine decarboxylase isoform X3, with protein sequence MATQEQPSPGAGAARPRRPRVLVAASGSVAAIKFEILCRSLAEWADVRAVATASSLHFIDRESFPSGVALLTDADEWSTWRRIGDEVLHIELRKWADAMLIAPLSANTLAKIAGGLCDNLLTCVVRAWDYSKPIYVARAMNTFMWDNPFTRRHLDVVAGLGVSLIPPVTKRLACGDYGNGAMAEPAEICRTLRLFFGSQVPL encoded by the exons ATGGCCACGCAAGAGCAGCCGTCGCCGGGCGCCGGCGCCGCCCGGCCTCGGAGGCCCCGCGTCCTGGTCGCCGCCTCCGGCAGCGTGGCGGCGATCAAGTTCGAGATCCTCTGCCGGAGCCTCGCCGAGTGGGCCGACGTCCGGGCGGTGGCGACGGCCTCGTCCCTGCACTTCATCGACAGGGAGTCCTTCCCGAGCGGCGTCGCCCTCCTCACCGACGCCGACGAGTGGTCCACCTGGCGGAGGATCGGCGACGAGGTCCTGCACATCGAGCTGCGCAAGTGGGCCGACGCCATGCTCATCGCGCCGCTCTCGGCCAACACCCTGGCCAAG ATCGCCGGCGGGCTGTGCGACAACCTCCTGACGTGCGTGGTGCGCGCGTGGGACTACAGCAAGCCCATCTACGTCGCGCGGGCCATGAACACCTTCATGTGGGACAACCCCTTCACTAGGCGACACCTTGACGTCGTCGCCGGCCTCGGCGTCTCCCTCATCCCTCCGGTGACCAAGCGGCTCGCCTGCGGGGACTACGGCAACGGCGCCATGGCAGAGCCCGCCGAGATCTGCAGGACCCTCAGGCTCTTCTTCGGCTCACAAGTTCCACTCTGA
- the LOC123077718 gene encoding uncharacterized protein isoform X1, with protein sequence MDLPLALAALLLILLVLLAAPPAALLIALHLNRRHRLRRPRLTPPEPAAAALEPSAPAEEDEGGEDKRRRRRARRKQQPKQGGDGAASQAAGGVSHDALPPRPRFPLASVAGALQRRITARYDELARASQVQSLTIDQVHEFLSTLVDARDELLQKSENTRRSITIRKAMLSNSRNGRSSHDHLRLCQQVDKLEFEYERLKKDASIYHNLHEQLQLSSCYKLMEESNDEAEKRIREGAFAKGVRDTAFEELLAVEKKDNAFWRRDGKLRSISDSM encoded by the exons ATGGACTTGCCGCTAGCCCTCGCAGCGCTACTCCTCATCCTCCTCGtgctcctcgccgccccgccggcggCGCTCCTCATTGCCCTCCACCTgaaccgccgccaccgcctccggaGGCCCCGGctaacgccgcccgagccggcggCCGCGGCGCTCGAGCCGAGCGCGCCggccgaggaggacgagggcggagaggacaagaggcggcggcggagggcgaggCGGAAGCAGCAGCCGAAGCAGGGCGGCGACGGGGCCGCCTCGCAGGCGGCGGGCGGCGTTAGCCACGACGCGCTGCCGCCGCGGCCCCGGTTCCCGCTCGCTTCGGTGGCCGGCGCGCTGCAGCGGCGGATCACCGCGCGGTACGACGAGCTCGCGCGGGCCAGCCAGGTCCAGTCCCTCACCATTGACCAG GTCCATGAGTTTCTTAGCACTCTTGTAGATGCGAGGGACGAACTACTACAAAA GTCTGAGAACACCCGAAGAAGCATCACAATAAGGAAGGCCATGTTATCTAACAGTCGTAATGGTAGGTCTTCACATGACCACCTTCGCCTATGTCAACAG GTGGATAAGTTGGAATTTGAATATGAAAGACTAAAGAAAGATGCCAGCATTTACCATAATCTCCATGAGCAGCTTCAGCTGTCATCGTGCTACAAACTG ATGGAGGAGAGCAACGATGAAGCGGAGAAGAGAATCCGTGAAGGAGCCTTCGCCAAAGGGGTGCGCGATACCGCCTTCGAGGAACTGCTGGCCGTGGAGAAGAAGGACAACGCTTTCTGGCGTCGTGACGGGAAGCTGAGGTCGATCTCGGACAGCATGTAG
- the LOC123077718 gene encoding uncharacterized protein isoform X2, with protein MLLLRLRVSPQTFRDRSTTMRVSHLVLLAISVILSRQVPPQSPQPSLPLAGGGGKKRKNPRRKQEGMDRTAKLGAVEEEKGPTPNTLLLPRLSGPMKQRITEEYRRLFGAFGGIEEFFHQVHEFLSTLVDARDELLQKSENTRRSITIRKAMLSNSRNGRSSHDHLRLCQQVDKLEFEYERLKKDASIYHNLHEQLQLSSCYKLMEESNDEAEKRIREGAFAKGVRDTAFEELLAVEKKDNAFWRRDGKLRSISDSM; from the exons ATGTTGCTCTTGCGATTGAGGGTTTCGCCGCAAACCTTCCGCGACAGATCTACAACCATGCGGGTTTCCCATCTCGTCCTCCTTGCTATTAGTGTCATCCTGTCCCGTCAGGTCCCACCTCAATCACCCCAACCATCATTGCCACTTGCTGGTGGCGGTGGGAAGAAGAGAAAAAAcccgaggaggaagcaggagggcATGGATCGCACAGCTAAGTTGGGGGCTGTTGAGGAGGAAAAGGGGCCAACACCGAACACCTTGCTCCTCCCCCGGTTGAGTGGTCCAATGAAACAAAGGATCACCGAGGAGTATCGTCGGTTGTTTGGGGCTTTTGGTGGTATTGAAGAATTCTTTCACCAG GTCCATGAGTTTCTTAGCACTCTTGTAGATGCGAGGGACGAACTACTACAAAA GTCTGAGAACACCCGAAGAAGCATCACAATAAGGAAGGCCATGTTATCTAACAGTCGTAATGGTAGGTCTTCACATGACCACCTTCGCCTATGTCAACAG GTGGATAAGTTGGAATTTGAATATGAAAGACTAAAGAAAGATGCCAGCATTTACCATAATCTCCATGAGCAGCTTCAGCTGTCATCGTGCTACAAACTG ATGGAGGAGAGCAACGATGAAGCGGAGAAGAGAATCCGTGAAGGAGCCTTCGCCAAAGGGGTGCGCGATACCGCCTTCGAGGAACTGCTGGCCGTGGAGAAGAAGGACAACGCTTTCTGGCGTCGTGACGGGAAGCTGAGGTCGATCTCGGACAGCATGTAG